The following proteins are encoded in a genomic region of Triticum dicoccoides isolate Atlit2015 ecotype Zavitan chromosome 1B, WEW_v2.0, whole genome shotgun sequence:
- the LOC119348196 gene encoding uncharacterized protein LOC119348196, with protein MAMRVDSAILAVVVAFLLPLRLLSLFARLKSSGSAGDLCRSCTALAIAAALLATFFALPRYDGGRTGQCTAPVGFAWEEGTGREVRLEIEQLKLQLNRLESLWENNSKAPDDKGDASEEDAEFVKAMGLDIQALIKEQENIKESLWSSGGTIKSVENEVRILAAESRKMNSDIYNVWSLANDTEKTVEALHSDVQKAQIIMDESRKMNSNAHQIWSLAKDTAKKVESLYTDVAKVQSVIDISKMESNIHKAWSYAKQTEKRVEDIYSDVKKGFKKKAWMS; from the exons ATGGCCATGAGGGTCGACTCGGCAatcctcgccgtcgtcgtcgccttccTCCTCCCCCTCCGCCTGCTCTCCCTCTTCGCCCGCCTGAAATCCTCCGGTAGCGCAGGCGATCTCTGCCGATCCTGCACCGCCCTCGCCATCGCGGCCGCGCTCCTTGCCACCTTCTTCGCCCTACCCCGCTACGACGGCGGTCGCACGGGGCAGTGCACCGCCCCCGTTGGTTTCGCTTGGGAGGAGGGTACCGGCCGAGAGGTTCGGTTGGAAATCGAGCAGCTGAAGCTGCAGCTCAACCGATTGG AATCATTATGGGAAAACAATTCAAAAGCACCAGATGACAAAGGTGATGCTTCAGAGGAAGATGCCGAGTTTGTGAAAGCGATGGGACTGGACATTCAGGCTCTGATCAAGGAACAAGAAAACATCAAG GAATCATTATGGAGTTCTGGCGGTACTATCAAATCAGTCGAAAATGAG GTACGAATTCTGGCGGCAGAATCCAGAAAGATGAACTCTGATATTTACAATGTGTGGTCATTGGCCAACGATACAGAGAAAACGGTTGAAGCTCTACATTCAGATGTCCAAAAG GCTCAAATTATAATGGATGAATCAAGGAAGATGAACTCTAATGCTCACCAGATATGGTCATTGGCAAAGGATACAGCAAAAAAGGTCGAATCTCTGTATACAGATGTTGCAAAG GTTCAAAGTGTAATTGATATATCAAAGATGGAATCTAATATACACAAAGCGTGGTCTTATGCAAAGCAGACAGAGAAGAGGGTTGAAGATATATATTCAGATGTCAAAAAG GGCTTCAAGAAGAAGGCCTGGATGAGCTGA